The Argopecten irradians isolate NY chromosome 6, Ai_NY, whole genome shotgun sequence genome has a window encoding:
- the LOC138326508 gene encoding protein dbl-1-like, which produces MDLTLAPTWVASRSTSMSLICTGKIARWTTEGYALNVTKRVHNHLQSGHKTIRFRVCVQHREHLRCRGFGKFTIALVIQINVHMDASYEFSTEHINLLDMYRDRDKYQIRTKRSENDERTETPNQNTGTPLNTHVETPHCHVHPWILNFTDIGWNNVLVPQSFDANVCVGGCPSPLISIDSLNSTYHSNVVDLYLIYHNMTANGIPPAPSCTATELAPLSIMYSEDDGSVGLIKLEGIKVVACGCR; this is translated from the coding sequence ctGGAAAAATAGCAAGGTGGACAACCGAAGGTTATGCTTTAAATGTCACCAAGCGTGTACATAACCACCTCCAAAGTGGTCATAAAACAATACGATTTCGTGTATGTGTACAGCACAGAGAGCACTTAAGATGTCGTGGCTTTGGTAAATTTACTATTGCTCTCGTCATTCAAATCAATGTACACATGGATGCTTCGTACGAGTTTTCAACTGAACACATTAATTTGCTTGACATGTATCGCGATAGAGACAAATATCAGATCAGAACAAAAAGATCTGAAAATGACGAAAGGACAGAAACACCTAATCAAAATACAGGAACTCCTTTAAATACGCATGTGGAGACACCCCATTGTCACGTACATCCGTGGATATTAAATTTCACGGATATTGGCTGGAATAACGTATTGGTACCACAATCATTCGATGCAAACGTTTGTGTTGGAGGATGTCCATCGCCACTTATAAGTATCGACAGTCTGAATTCGACGTATCACTCAAATGTAGTGGATTTGTATCTCATTTATCATAACATGACCGCAAACGGCATTCCACCAGCGCCTAGCTGTACCGCTACTGAACTGGCTCCGCTTTCTATAATGTATTCTGAAGATGACGGAAGTGTGGGACTTATCAAACTTGAAGGGATAAAGGTTGTCGCGTGTGGTTGTCGCTAA